The DNA region GCCCTGATACTGGCAATCGACTGGTGCGTCTACGCATCAGACAAGCCGCCGAACGTCGGGCTATGGCCTTCGATATACCGTTGGTCAACACTGGGCCGCGCAGTAAACCCGATGCAGAAGAGGAGCTCGACGAAGCCGGTCTTGCGAAACTAGAGGCGGTCTTTCAGCATATTGATGTTTCGGGGGGTGTGGGCGTATCAGCCGGAGAAGAAGGGTGCGGGCACAAGGATCTTGTTCTCCTGACGGACGAGGTATCCGGCCTCGGCGCTCTTGGCGAGGTAGGCCTGCCAATCGGGATCGGCCTTCAGGTTGGCGCGCTTCTGTGCCCGGTCGGTGGCGTCCTCGAAGACCCAGATGTGGACATAGGAGTTCACGTCCCCTGTCTCCACCGCACCGTAGACGACCGGATCGCCGAGGTGTCGGCGCTGAATCGCCCAGCCATACTCCTCGTAAAGCTTCATGTGCTTGAGGAGCGTACCGGGCCGGCAGGTGTAGGTGCGATGGTCGTAGATCATGCGATTTCTCCTTGAAGTCAAAGCCTTGCGGCGAACGTGCCCTCTGTTACAAGGAACATCCTGCCAGCTGCCTTACAATTTATATAGCCATGTATAAGCACCACCTTGGCAGAATTTTGAGGCGAGTGCGTTTTAAGGACTGAACGAATCCGCTATTATGGGAGTTAAGATGTCATAGGGCGGGGTATTTCTTGTCTGGTGATGGTGGGTGTTGCCCTCATCACCAGACAAGAAATAC from Fodinicurvata sediminis DSM 21159 includes:
- a CDS encoding NIPSNAP family protein gives rise to the protein MIYDHRTYTCRPGTLLKHMKLYEEYGWAIQRRHLGDPVVYGAVETGDVNSYVHIWVFEDATDRAQKRANLKADPDWQAYLAKSAEAGYLVRQENKILVPAPFFSG